In a single window of the Notamacropus eugenii isolate mMacEug1 chromosome 4, mMacEug1.pri_v2, whole genome shotgun sequence genome:
- the XKR9 gene encoding XK-related protein 9 isoform X2, which translates to MWYKEDFQKTGQKGLSYSLLIHCSQGGIFTRYWFALREGYRLAFRCSSSDDQSGASTLTQGPTDFSTPIREEPADLHQKMINEVADLSMLRLFEIYLEASPQLMIQLYVLMESGQTGFREVAAIVVSCCAISWSTVDYHIALRKSLPDKKLLSGACPRLTYLLYKLLTFVSWILSASLLTMLNVHSGLILLFILWLSGITWACKQQTTFCVSKCMEILYRVVVGFILIFTFFNVKGENTKFSMSAYYIMRVLVTLGILVVFWFCTPPDEHQVFFGVITIIIVGGLLLGILFLIVYYTSFHPNRSEEKEAFDELDGRTPPRACRIRHFLMQ; encoded by the exons gTATTGGTTTGCTTTGAGAGAGGGATACCGTTTGGCTTTCCGGTGCAGCAGCTCAGATGACCAATCTGGTGCATCCACCTTGACACAAGGCCCCACAGATTTCTCCACTCCCATTAGAGAAGAACCAGCTGACTTACatcaaaaaatgataaatgaagtGGCTGACTTGAGTATGCTCAGGCTATTTGAAATATACCTGGAAGCCTCCCCACAGCTCATGATTCAGCTCTATGTCCTGATGGAATCTGGTCAAACTGGCTTCAGAGAGG tTGCTGCTATTGTGGTCTCCTGCTGTGCTATTTCCTGGTCAACTGTGGATTATCACATTGCCCTAAGAAAATCTTTACCTGATAAAAAACTCCTCAGTGGAGCCTGTCCCAGATTAACGTATCTCCTATATAAGCTGTTAACATTTGTATCTTGGATACTAAGTGCCTCTCTTTTAACCATGCTAAATGTTCATTCAGGCTTAATTCTGCTATTTATCCTTTGGTTGTCAGGCATAACATGGGCCTGTAAACAACAAACTACATTTTGTGTATCCAAATGTATGGAAATTTTATACAGAGTAGTTGTTGGATTCATtctgatttttactttttttaatgttaagggagaaaatacaaaattctctatgTCTGCTTATTATATTATGAGGGTGCTGGTCACATTGGGGATCTTGGTTGTGTTTTGGTTCTGCACACCACCTGATGAACATCAAGTCTTCTTCGgagttatcaccatcatcatagtTGGGGGTCTTCTGCTtggaattctttttcttattgtttacTACACGTCATTTCACCCCAACAGAAGTGAAGAAAAGGAAGCATTTGATGAATTAGATGGAAGGACACCACCAAGAGCCTGTAGAATAAGGCATTTCCTAATGCAGTAA
- the XKR9 gene encoding XK-related protein 9 isoform X3, with product MINEVADLSMLRLFEIYLEASPQLMIQLYVLMESGQTGFREVAAIVVSCCAISWSTVDYHIALRKSLPDKKLLSGACPRLTYLLYKLLTFVSWILSASLLTMLNVHSGLILLFILWLSGITWACKQQTTFCVSKCMEILYRVVVGFILIFTFFNVKGENTKFSMSAYYIMRVLVTLGILVVFWFCTPPDEHQVFFGVITIIIVGGLLLGILFLIVYYTSFHPNRSEEKEAFDELDGRTPPRACRIRHFLMQ from the exons atgataaatgaagtGGCTGACTTGAGTATGCTCAGGCTATTTGAAATATACCTGGAAGCCTCCCCACAGCTCATGATTCAGCTCTATGTCCTGATGGAATCTGGTCAAACTGGCTTCAGAGAGG tTGCTGCTATTGTGGTCTCCTGCTGTGCTATTTCCTGGTCAACTGTGGATTATCACATTGCCCTAAGAAAATCTTTACCTGATAAAAAACTCCTCAGTGGAGCCTGTCCCAGATTAACGTATCTCCTATATAAGCTGTTAACATTTGTATCTTGGATACTAAGTGCCTCTCTTTTAACCATGCTAAATGTTCATTCAGGCTTAATTCTGCTATTTATCCTTTGGTTGTCAGGCATAACATGGGCCTGTAAACAACAAACTACATTTTGTGTATCCAAATGTATGGAAATTTTATACAGAGTAGTTGTTGGATTCATtctgatttttactttttttaatgttaagggagaaaatacaaaattctctatgTCTGCTTATTATATTATGAGGGTGCTGGTCACATTGGGGATCTTGGTTGTGTTTTGGTTCTGCACACCACCTGATGAACATCAAGTCTTCTTCGgagttatcaccatcatcatagtTGGGGGTCTTCTGCTtggaattctttttcttattgtttacTACACGTCATTTCACCCCAACAGAAGTGAAGAAAAGGAAGCATTTGATGAATTAGATGGAAGGACACCACCAAGAGCCTGTAGAATAAGGCATTTCCTAATGCAGTAA